A single genomic interval of Koleobacter methoxysyntrophicus harbors:
- a CDS encoding IPT/TIG domain-containing protein codes for MVSYMRKKRVIFCFIIVLSILLSYFPVEVSAATPTIDTITPQEGTTAGGTQVTITGTNFASNAKVLFGDSEGQVISVSGDGTIITVKTPQYTGVWPEGATEMYVNVTVQSGGYNVIEPDGFKYIPSSPQIYTVTPEEGTAGDEITIDGAEFIQGAIVVIGGIDSPKVTFIDSTLIKAKIPALASGWKRVRVTNPDGQTVFMDDAFYYQKSTPSITKVDPSKGPVGDETETINVTITGDNFVPGVYEAGHPKEGQPITRVFFGDLESPNVNVVNQQTIIAKTPATMVRGKRHVIVDVDEVKAIKENAFEYISNPKITGLSPGSGNVLGGESVNITGEGFLAGATVYFGTKKATNVEVKTDTLISVITPPYDYPGEVAVKVTNTDGGTATTTTGNHYIYLQSSPTITNISPDNGSVLGGTLITITGTDFRSGIKLYIDGKEVSDVTRISSTELKAVTPSNSREGKKDVKVVNQDNGQFTLEDGFTYTRSQPTISSISPGSCSTVKQEVVTITGTNFMTGATVKIGNNFATEVKVNSDTEITARVPEGTVGLHDVVVTNVDGGEAVMVEGFQYTPSSPAIEEGPINVDVEALLGSSLPPGADLNTGSTYGGTEIRIRGREFSYSAQVKIGGKDATILSIEKDYNLNVHTIRALTPPGEVGEKTLTIINPDGRTAQGTFRYIVTPTITGITPNEGTTEGGTFITVTGTRFNTGPEGLKLFIGGAEATGVTVESSTKLTAFTPVNSEGEKDVVLINMDSDLGSYKVLKGFCYNLPPSDPFIESIQPVTGPTAGGNEVEIKGTDLRSGAKVYFGSEEAQVVKIETIDEGGTAKNIITCIAPPNVAGEADVKVVNPDNNYYVVANGYTYKIAESALTVSSITPNSGLIEGGTFVTIKGANFIIWQDVGIDPEDGKMVYRTTNVTIGGNALTGINRESSQKITGYTPGGTAGPQDVIVKIVHVKDDGMGGYEEVFIEESVKLVGGFTYKLPQSQPVITGVTPGEGPTSGGTDIIITGEDFVSGAEVYIGDYNNSKNKALYINVISPQEIRATTPSTTQLGSRDVYVINPDGGRAVLEDGFVYRGNILIITSITPNSGTVLGNTYATIKGANFIEGTKVNIGTEAASGVTVADPETITLYTPANTPGPKDVVVYNSFGEARLKSAFIYYIKQSQPVITALSRTEGTAAGGEEIRIYGFDFRSGASVTFAGTAATDVFVMSPNEIRVTTPPGVPGWVDITVTNSDGGSDVLENGFLYISNPIITEVFPNQGSVQKEVPVTITGSNFDDGAKVYIDGEEVPYIKVVNESIIKIHTPVRVDPGYVDVVVENPDGGKKTLYNGFRYRTPNTAPNINSIIPDQGPVDGGTVITIKGSDFQDDAIVIIGDYQALDVQVIDPYTISAKTPPGSEGPKDVYVINLADTGQAVFPEGFEYKIPTSKPTISSIEPTEGTVYGGTDVIIKGTDFRAGAIVIIGGNEAVDVEIVSPIKIRAKTPPGSHGKKDVTVMNTDAGSATLEDGFEYKAPATMPEIHDVTPTQGTIYGGTLITITGIDFVEGARVTIGGEPSQNVLVVNSETIKAYTPPHSPGDKEVAVTNPDTGLARWDGVFTYIVPDSFPAIEEITPDKGTTSGGTYITIKGQDFRKDLKVLIDGVEAEVKKIEDDNGQEVDGVTVVSGTRIVAVTPPGSPGKKDVIVENPDTGLAVKEDGFEYVLTTSEITISNINPNKGTIYGGTPVTVTGTGFEAGAKVFIGGAETTETMVIDSQTIKARTAPNTPGIKNVTVQNPDGASATIENAFEYRIPTTSPKITMLDPNKGPTHGGIDVTIFGENFEPGAIVYIGQNQAEVTSVNPTQIRIILPEGTVGPKDVIVINPDTGLVHLEEGFTYLDFPQITGIEPNEGPMEGGTDVTITGNGFVEGAVVLIGGKSASEVQVISSTTIKAKTPSADESGYVDVQVVNPDGGTGTLEDGFYYKAPRTVPEAPTGFRATAYDATTIKLTWNPSEHANYYEIFASFSSKDDSYKFLEKTDKTVFYVTDLEPDEKYYFKVRAVNELGSSDFSSSDYAYTDEDNKSRDEKVADIVTASEGNSQIFIINSKSGLKNSCELEIQEDFRRMTKKTVVVTYNVVYDLSKDLIIKTSDLQLQVPRSTLKSNLGKVDEDEEDASGIKIIIEKAGKQETEKMLRQLPRGHKALTDIFNIQMETQIGKKVTQNPYFSMTLTMLYDYATYLKYNKQNITLYYYNPSTNSFIEVSKITGLYWYGGFNVNITLPGYYLLAVN; via the coding sequence ATGGTGTCTTATATGAGAAAAAAACGGGTGATATTTTGCTTTATAATAGTATTGAGCATACTGCTCTCATATTTTCCCGTTGAAGTATCTGCGGCAACTCCTACTATAGATACAATAACGCCACAGGAGGGGACAACGGCTGGAGGCACTCAGGTAACGATAACGGGAACCAATTTTGCATCGAATGCTAAAGTCCTGTTCGGTGATTCTGAAGGACAGGTCATTTCAGTTTCAGGGGACGGGACCATAATAACTGTAAAAACCCCCCAGTATACTGGTGTATGGCCAGAAGGGGCAACAGAGATGTATGTAAATGTTACCGTTCAGTCAGGGGGTTATAATGTTATTGAACCTGACGGTTTTAAGTATATCCCCAGCTCACCGCAGATTTATACGGTTACGCCTGAGGAAGGAACGGCGGGAGATGAAATAACGATAGATGGTGCCGAATTTATCCAGGGCGCTATTGTCGTTATAGGGGGTATAGATTCACCTAAAGTGACGTTCATAGACAGCACACTGATAAAGGCTAAAATTCCGGCATTAGCATCGGGTTGGAAGCGGGTCAGGGTAACAAACCCGGATGGCCAGACGGTATTTATGGATGATGCATTTTATTATCAGAAAAGCACCCCGTCAATCACAAAAGTAGACCCCAGCAAAGGGCCTGTTGGGGATGAGACGGAGACTATAAACGTGACCATTACGGGCGACAACTTTGTCCCAGGTGTGTATGAAGCTGGGCATCCTAAAGAAGGACAGCCTATAACCAGGGTATTTTTTGGGGATTTAGAATCTCCAAATGTGAATGTGGTAAACCAGCAGACCATAATAGCTAAAACCCCTGCTACAATGGTAAGGGGTAAACGCCACGTGATTGTAGATGTCGATGAAGTTAAAGCAATAAAAGAAAATGCCTTTGAATACATTTCTAATCCGAAGATTACGGGGCTGAGCCCCGGCAGCGGTAATGTGCTGGGAGGAGAATCGGTAAACATTACGGGAGAAGGTTTTCTGGCAGGGGCTACCGTATACTTCGGAACTAAAAAAGCAACAAATGTCGAAGTGAAGACAGATACCCTAATCAGCGTAATAACACCGCCCTATGACTATCCGGGAGAGGTTGCCGTGAAGGTGACAAATACCGACGGCGGTACTGCAACCACAACGACGGGCAACCACTATATCTATCTTCAGAGCAGTCCCACTATAACCAACATTTCTCCTGATAACGGCAGTGTTCTGGGCGGAACCCTTATAACCATTACCGGGACCGATTTTAGGTCAGGGATAAAACTGTATATAGACGGCAAAGAAGTCAGTGATGTTACAAGGATAAGCAGCACCGAGTTAAAAGCCGTAACCCCTTCGAACAGCAGGGAAGGGAAAAAGGACGTAAAGGTTGTAAACCAGGATAATGGGCAGTTTACCCTGGAAGACGGATTTACATATACCAGGAGCCAGCCTACCATAAGCTCCATTTCACCGGGGAGCTGTTCCACCGTTAAACAGGAAGTAGTAACCATAACCGGTACCAACTTTATGACGGGTGCAACGGTTAAGATTGGAAACAATTTCGCCACAGAGGTTAAGGTTAACAGCGATACGGAGATTACAGCAAGGGTCCCCGAAGGCACCGTAGGTCTCCATGATGTGGTCGTTACTAATGTGGATGGTGGAGAAGCTGTCATGGTTGAAGGGTTTCAGTATACGCCCAGTTCCCCGGCAATAGAAGAAGGCCCAATCAATGTAGATGTGGAAGCACTGCTGGGAAGCAGCCTGCCTCCCGGAGCGGACTTAAATACCGGCTCAACATATGGGGGTACCGAGATACGGATCAGGGGAAGAGAATTTTCCTACAGCGCTCAAGTGAAGATAGGAGGTAAAGATGCTACTATCCTTTCGATAGAAAAAGACTATAATCTAAATGTCCATACAATAAGGGCATTAACTCCTCCCGGAGAGGTGGGAGAAAAGACCCTTACCATTATCAATCCCGACGGCAGGACGGCTCAGGGGACTTTCAGGTATATTGTTACTCCTACCATAACAGGGATAACACCTAATGAAGGTACAACTGAAGGAGGTACATTTATTACTGTAACGGGAACGAGATTTAATACCGGCCCTGAAGGTTTAAAGCTGTTCATAGGTGGAGCAGAAGCCACCGGGGTTACGGTGGAAAGCTCCACAAAGCTTACAGCTTTCACACCCGTGAATTCGGAAGGGGAAAAGGATGTAGTATTAATCAATATGGACAGCGATCTGGGAAGTTATAAGGTCCTTAAAGGGTTCTGCTACAACCTGCCTCCGAGCGATCCGTTCATTGAAAGCATTCAGCCTGTTACGGGTCCTACTGCCGGAGGGAACGAGGTAGAAATAAAGGGCACAGATTTAAGGAGCGGGGCAAAGGTTTATTTCGGCAGTGAAGAAGCACAGGTCGTAAAAATAGAAACCATTGATGAAGGGGGAACTGCTAAAAATATTATAACCTGTATTGCACCGCCCAATGTGGCGGGGGAAGCTGACGTTAAAGTTGTCAACCCCGATAATAATTATTACGTGGTAGCAAACGGGTATACCTATAAAATTGCAGAAAGCGCCCTTACGGTAAGCAGCATTACCCCGAATTCCGGTTTGATAGAAGGGGGAACCTTTGTTACCATAAAGGGTGCAAACTTCATCATATGGCAGGATGTAGGCATAGACCCCGAGGACGGTAAAATGGTTTACAGGACTACAAACGTTACCATAGGCGGTAATGCCCTTACCGGCATAAATAGGGAAAGCAGCCAAAAGATAACGGGATACACGCCGGGAGGGACGGCCGGGCCGCAGGATGTTATAGTCAAAATAGTGCATGTTAAAGATGACGGCATGGGAGGCTATGAAGAGGTATTTATTGAAGAATCTGTAAAACTTGTCGGAGGATTCACATATAAGCTGCCCCAGAGCCAGCCGGTGATAACCGGTGTAACCCCGGGAGAGGGCCCGACCTCCGGAGGGACGGATATTATCATAACAGGAGAAGATTTTGTAAGCGGAGCCGAAGTGTATATAGGGGATTACAACAACAGCAAAAACAAAGCCCTTTATATAAATGTAATAAGCCCCCAAGAAATACGGGCAACAACCCCGTCAACGACACAGCTGGGGTCCCGGGACGTATATGTTATTAATCCTGATGGGGGCAGGGCCGTTCTTGAAGATGGCTTCGTTTATCGGGGCAACATCCTGATCATCACCAGCATTACCCCTAACAGCGGAACGGTTCTGGGGAATACTTATGCCACCATAAAGGGTGCCAATTTCATAGAGGGCACAAAGGTAAATATCGGAACAGAAGCCGCTTCGGGAGTAACAGTGGCCGATCCTGAGACCATTACCCTGTATACACCGGCCAATACCCCCGGGCCTAAGGATGTGGTAGTATATAATTCCTTTGGGGAAGCCAGATTAAAGAGTGCGTTTATATACTATATAAAACAGAGCCAGCCCGTTATTACCGCCTTATCCAGGACAGAAGGCACAGCCGCCGGAGGGGAAGAGATAAGGATATACGGCTTTGATTTCAGAAGCGGTGCTTCCGTTACCTTTGCCGGTACGGCGGCAACGGATGTTTTCGTTATGAGCCCTAACGAAATCAGAGTAACTACACCCCCGGGTGTGCCGGGATGGGTAGATATTACCGTAACGAACAGTGATGGAGGTTCTGATGTTTTAGAAAACGGTTTTTTATATATAAGCAATCCCATCATCACCGAGGTTTTCCCGAATCAAGGGTCCGTGCAGAAGGAAGTACCCGTAACCATTACAGGCAGCAATTTTGATGATGGCGCAAAGGTATATATCGATGGCGAAGAGGTGCCGTATATAAAGGTGGTTAACGAAAGCATCATAAAAATCCATACACCGGTACGGGTAGATCCCGGATATGTCGATGTGGTGGTTGAAAACCCTGATGGCGGTAAAAAGACCTTATATAACGGCTTCAGGTACAGGACACCCAACACTGCCCCAAATATCAACAGCATAATTCCCGATCAGGGACCCGTTGACGGAGGGACGGTAATAACCATAAAAGGAAGCGATTTTCAGGATGATGCTATAGTTATAATCGGTGATTATCAGGCCTTGGATGTGCAAGTAATAGACCCTTATACCATTTCGGCAAAGACCCCGCCGGGGTCAGAAGGGCCGAAGGATGTATATGTAATCAACCTGGCCGATACCGGTCAGGCAGTGTTTCCAGAAGGGTTTGAATACAAGATACCGACGAGTAAGCCCACGATATCCAGTATAGAGCCTACAGAGGGGACGGTGTACGGTGGAACGGACGTTATTATAAAGGGGACGGACTTTAGAGCCGGTGCGATCGTTATTATAGGAGGGAACGAAGCCGTAGATGTTGAAATAGTAAGCCCCATAAAGATAAGGGCTAAAACCCCGCCCGGTTCCCACGGTAAAAAAGATGTAACGGTAATGAATACCGATGCAGGGTCCGCTACTCTGGAGGATGGTTTCGAATACAAAGCCCCCGCAACCATGCCTGAAATACATGATGTTACCCCTACCCAGGGGACTATCTACGGGGGTACCCTTATTACCATAACAGGGATCGATTTTGTTGAAGGTGCGAGGGTTACCATCGGCGGAGAACCTTCCCAGAATGTGTTGGTCGTAAATTCCGAAACAATTAAGGCATATACCCCGCCCCACAGCCCGGGAGACAAGGAAGTAGCCGTTACCAATCCCGACACCGGCCTTGCCCGCTGGGACGGAGTGTTCACATATATTGTCCCTGACAGCTTCCCTGCAATAGAAGAGATAACCCCCGATAAAGGTACAACCAGCGGCGGGACGTATATAACCATAAAAGGCCAGGACTTCAGGAAGGATTTAAAGGTCCTTATTGACGGTGTTGAAGCCGAAGTCAAAAAGATTGAGGACGATAACGGACAGGAGGTAGACGGTGTGACGGTAGTAAGCGGTACACGGATAGTTGCAGTAACACCGCCCGGATCTCCCGGCAAAAAAGATGTTATCGTTGAAAACCCCGATACCGGCCTTGCAGTAAAAGAAGATGGATTTGAATATGTTTTAACTACATCGGAAATAACCATTTCCAACATAAATCCAAATAAAGGGACTATTTACGGGGGCACTCCTGTAACGGTAACGGGTACCGGTTTTGAAGCAGGAGCAAAGGTATTTATCGGCGGGGCAGAAACTACCGAGACGATGGTTATCGACAGCCAGACTATCAAGGCACGAACGGCCCCCAATACCCCCGGTATCAAGAACGTGACGGTCCAGAACCCCGACGGAGCCAGTGCGACCATTGAAAACGCATTTGAATACAGGATACCAACGACATCCCCTAAAATAACTATGCTTGATCCAAATAAAGGGCCGACACATGGAGGGATAGATGTTACCATTTTCGGTGAGAATTTCGAGCCCGGTGCAATAGTATATATAGGGCAAAATCAGGCCGAAGTTACATCTGTGAACCCTACCCAGATAAGGATAATTCTCCCGGAAGGCACTGTCGGTCCAAAGGATGTAATAGTAATCAACCCGGATACGGGCCTTGTCCATCTGGAGGAAGGTTTTACGTATCTGGATTTCCCGCAAATAACGGGCATTGAACCGAATGAGGGGCCGATGGAAGGAGGAACGGATGTAACGATTACGGGAAACGGTTTTGTAGAAGGTGCTGTTGTTCTTATAGGCGGCAAATCAGCCTCAGAGGTTCAGGTCATCAGTTCAACAACAATAAAGGCCAAAACCCCTTCTGCCGACGAATCAGGGTACGTGGATGTTCAGGTGGTAAATCCCGATGGAGGCACAGGAACCCTGGAAGACGGGTTCTACTACAAGGCCCCCAGGACGGTTCCCGAAGCGCCTACGGGATTTAGAGCAACGGCTTATGATGCCACAACTATAAAGCTTACGTGGAACCCGTCGGAACATGCAAACTACTATGAGATATTTGCCAGTTTCTCCAGCAAAGATGACAGTTATAAGTTCCTTGAGAAAACGGATAAGACCGTCTTCTATGTAACGGACTTAGAACCCGATGAGAAGTACTATTTTAAGGTCAGGGCGGTAAATGAACTGGGGAGTTCAGATTTTTCCTCCAGTGATTATGCGTATACAGATGAAGATAATAAAAGTAGAGATGAGAAGGTAGCTGATATTGTAACAGCATCTGAGGGGAACTCGCAAATATTTATAATAAACAGCAAATCCGGCCTAAAAAATTCCTGTGAACTTGAAATACAGGAAGATTTCCGCAGGATGACCAAAAAAACGGTAGTTGTAACATATAATGTGGTTTACGACCTATCAAAGGACCTCATAATAAAAACCAGCGACCTTCAGCTTCAGGTCCCGCGGAGCACCCTTAAGTCTAATCTCGGGAAAGTAGATGAAGATGAAGAAGACGCCTCCGGGATAAAGATAATTATAGAGAAGGCGGGGAAACAGGAAACAGAAAAAATGCTGCGGCAGCTTCCCAGAGGACACAAAGCATTAACCGATATATTTAACATACAGATGGAAACCCAAATCGGTAAAAAGGTTACTCAAAATCCGTATTTTTCAATGACCTTGACGATGCTGTATGATTATGCAACATACTTAAAATACAATAAGCAGAACATTACTCTGTATTACTATAATCCTTCAACCAACAGTTTTATTGAAGTTAGCAAAATTACAGGTTTGTACTGGTACGGAGGGTTTAACGTAAACATAACCCTACCAGGCTATTATTTGCTTGCTGTAAACTAA